CAGCAGATCGACCCCATAACGCAGCGCCAGCATGGTCGCGGCGACCGCGGCATTGACCTTACCGATACCCGAACACACCACCACTATCTCGCGTGCACCCAGCGTCAGCCGCTCGATCGATAACTCGCCGACCCGCTCAACAGCATAGCTCCGGCCAGCGACAAAAGCCTCTGCCTCCGCCGCGACTCCCGCGATGATCCCGATCTTCGGAAAACGCAGCGTCATCAGTCCTGCGGGCCGACGATGATGACCACGCGGCGGTTCTCGCGGCGGCCCGTCGCGGTTGCGTTGCTTTCTACCGGAGCCTGTGTGCCCAGCCCGACGACGCTCAGGTCTTCAGATCGTATCCCGCCCGCTATCAGGGCGTCGGCAACGACGTGAGCACGCTTGCTCGACAGGGTAAGATTATAGGCAGCGTTACCAGTCGAATCCGCGTGACCCTCTGCGCTCAGCTTCAAAAGTCCGACCGATTTCAACGCGCTCGCGATGTTGGCGATGGCACTTTGTTCTTTTGGGCCGATATTGCTGTCGCTACTGCCGAACAACAATTTGTCCGATACGCTCAATTCCCAGCCGCGCGTGGTTTCCTCAAACCCCTGTGCGCGCAACGTCGCAACCTGTTGCTGTGTCCAGGGCGAGGTTGGCCGCTGAATCGTCTGGCAACCTGCCAACAAAAGGGCTGCACCCAATGTGACCCAGAATAATGGAAAGCGTCGCCGCATCATAATACCCCTTCTGCTGACGGGTCGCGGGCCCGCCTTGAATGTTTTTCCCGGTACATCGCCTTGTCCGCTTTGCGGAGCAATTCGGCGGCGCTTGTCCCGTCGACGGGAAACACTGCCGCGCCGCAACTCACGCCCAGTAACAACTCGTCGCCCGTCGGCAGTGTTATCGGATTCAACAACTGGACGTGCAGGGCATCCATGAAATAGTCCGCACTGCCCATGTCGCTTGGCGCGCCCAACAGCACGGCGAATTCGTCGCCCCCAAGTCGGCCCGCCGCATCACCGGAACGCAGGCAGGCTTTCAACGAAACGGCCAGTGTTTGCAGCACGACGTCGCCCGCCGCATGGCCATGTCCATCATTGATCGCCTTGAACTGGTCGGCATCCAGATACAGCACGGCAAAACTCTGATCGTGGGCCGCGGCGTCATTTGCCATCGCGGTTAATCGCCGTTCGAACGATGCACGATTCAACAGGTTCGTCAGCGCATCATGTTCCGCAATGTGAGTCAGAGATTCATTTTCGAACCGCAAATGCGTCTGCCTCTGCTCCAGTTCGTCCAGCAGCGCATTGAAATCGCCGCTAAGCGAAGCAACTTCCGCAATCGAAGCGGTCGGAGCGCGCAGCGACATTTCACGGTTTGACCGGACCGCGTGCGCGACCGATGCAATACCGCCCAATTGTTTGATAATCAGCTTTTGCACGCGCCGGGTCAGGAAAAACGTCCCCAATCCCGTGACTAACAGGCAGGCCAGTGAACTTATCAGCCCGCGATCAGATATCTGCCGATCACACTCGCATCGCCTGTGACCCGGACGGAGCCAATCCGCTGGCCCTCGCGCATGATCGTTTCGGTCCTTGTCCCAGGTACGATCTGGGCCTGTATCCACGGGGCCACCATCCAGCTTTGGTCGCGCGGAGAGGAGACGCTGACGAAATTCCGAAGGCTGCTGTCCTCGACGACGATCAAGCCCACACCCGGCGTCGCCGCCAGCGGTTGCAATGCCTCTTGAGCCGCTGCCGCATCGTTAAAGACCAGAGCGGGGGCAACGCTATAGCTCGCGGTTTTTGCGATCAGCGAAAGATTCTCTCCGGCAAATGCGGTCATCGTCGCAAAACCGACAAGCAGGACGCTGAGCCCCGCCATGCCGACTGCAAACAACGTGACGCGAAGGTGAACCCGAGTCAGCATTTTTTGCAGGGTGTTCGCGCGCGGCCTCATTCCGACACGATCGGCTGAGGGTTTGTCAAAGAGGCTTTGTGCCGTGAGAGTCGTAGAACACGTGGATCGACACGAACCAGACTCCGGCTGATTGCGTCGATATTGATGTTGAACGAAATCGTTTCCGCCGCATAGCGAAGGCAGAACATCGCACCCATCCGGCAAGCGGGATCGGCATCGGTGATCGACAGGATTGCGCGACCTCGCACTGTCGAAAAAATTTGCGCCTGCGCGGGTGGCGATACGCGCGTGAGGTAGATTACGTTGCAATCGGCCGGAATGATTCCCGCGGCAACGCGATGAACCTCGACCGTCGATCCGGTATGCTGTTCAAGCTGGGGCAGGGCGTCGCTCATCGGGGATGTACCCATGATACAGAGCGTCGTTTTCGGCAGGGCGTCGGGCCAGCGGGCATAGCTGATGATGCCCGATACGATTTTCGCTGTGGTCCGCGCGCGTTCGGCGGGACTTCCTGAAACCGGAGTTCCGATCGGAATGGTTGAACCGCCATCCGCAGCGAGCGCCAGACTCAGCATTAAAACCGGAATCATTGGCATTTATATCGCCTGTGAAATCGCCGGTCGGTCCAGGCGCCCAAAAAAGCCATTTTACGGCGCAGACCGCCAGGTGCAAGCGTCGCTCTGGCTCCGAAATGAAAAGGGCGGCGGTCCATTTCCGAACCGCCGCCCAATTCGCGTTAGTGAGCCGAAGCTTACTTCAGTTCAACCGTACCGCCGGCTGCTTCGATCTGAGCCTTCAGCTTGGTTGCTTCTTCCTTGTTGACGCCTTCCTTGATGGCCTTTGGAGCCGACTCAACGAGCGTCTTCGCTTCGGTCAGGCCAAGACCTGTGATCGCGCGAACTTCCTTAATGACGTTGATCTTCTTGCCACCGTCGCCGGTCAGGATCACGTCGAATTCGGTCTGCTCTTCAACAGCAGGACCGGCAGCCGCAGCTGGACCAGCAGCAGCAACAGGAGCAGCAGCCGAAACGCCCCATTTCTCTTCAAGCAGCTTCGAAAGTTCAGCAGCTTCGATAACGGTCAGAGCCGACAGGTCGTCGACGATTTTGTTCAGATCAGCCATGTTATATTCCTTCGTGAATTAAATGTAGTTAAGCAAAACCAAAGACTTAAGCGGCTTCCTTCTCGGCATATGCCGAGATGACGCGGGCAAGCTGCCCGGCCGGTGCCTGAATGATCTGGACGATCTTGGTCGCAGGTGCCTGAATAAGGCCCACGATCTTGCCGCGCAGTGCATCCAGTGAAGGCAGACTTGCGAGTGCCTTTACGCCATCGATGTCGAGAACAGTTGCGCCCATCGCGCCGCCAACGATTTCGAACTTGTCGTTCGTCTTCGCGAATTCCACTGCAACCTTGGCGGCTGCAACGGGGTCGGTCGATGTGGCGAATGCCGTCGGGCCGGTCAGCAGATCGCTGAGCGACGCATAAGGCGTTCCCTCGATCGCAAGTTTGGCGAGCTTGTTCTTCGTGACTTTGTAGCTGGCCCCGGCTTCACGCATCTTCGTCCGCAGATCGGTCGACTGGCCGACTGTCATCCCGAGATTCCGGGTGACGACGACCACGCCCATCGTGGCGAGGCTTGCGTTCAGTTCGGCGACCAGATCCTGTTTTTCAGCACGATCCATGCTAGTCTCCTGCGTTTCAACTCCGCCAACGTGACGAAGCTGTGGTGAGCCGCAAAAGGTCTGGGATGGCCCATGAAGGGCGTCCGGGCCTGTTGCGGCCCGTCCTATGGGGTCTGGTTACCCGCCTGCTTGGTCGAAACCAGCAGGATGAAACTGTTCCCCGTCTCGGTAGGAAATTAAGTCGGGGCAAACCCCCAACACCCACTGTCTCGGACGGACGCCTGTGAGCGAACTCACAAGCGAAGACCGGTGCCCATAGCGGGATTGAGCCGGAGGTCAAGGTGGGGTCGTAGCTGCCCTCCGAAAAACCCGCTTCCCTGAGCTTGTCGAAGGGCTGCCCTTCTCACTTGCTCAAGGGTCAGCAGGACAACCCTTCGACAAGCTCAGGGAAGCGGAGTGTGGTTGGGTTCAGCGGCGACTCTACTGCCGCGCCCGGAACGTCACTCCGATCGAACGCGGATCGCTCGGCGTCCCCAAAATCAATCCCGAATTGCCCGCCTGTATCGTCAAATTCTGGATATAGTTCGAATTGAACAGATTGCGCGCGAAGACGGCAACTTCCCACCCCTTATCCGACCGGTAGCCGATGCTGGCGTTGGTCACATTATAGCCCTTGATCCAGGTGTATCTGGAATCACTGGGGTCGCCATAATAGCCGCTCCTGAAGTTTGAATCGACGTGCAGGACAAAGCTCCGCGACGCCGAAACCGGCAGCGCATAAACCCCGCCAATGGTTGCAACGACGCGCGACAGGCCGGACAGCCGCTGACCCGTCAGGCTGCACGCGGTCGTGGCTGCCGTCTGTAACTCGAGCGGGCAGGGGCCAGCCGGATAATTCGCATACTTCCCATCGGCATAGGCAACCGAAGCCCGCAACGACAGGTCGCGCGTAATCAGCGCCGTCGCATCGCCTTCGACGCCTTTGACCGTAACCTTTGGAATATTGGACAGATATCCGCGCAAAGCGGCAGTCTGAGTGGGGCCGGTATCTACGATGGTGGCCTGAAAATCACGAACCTCGGTGTAGAAACCCGCCATGTTCAGGATCAGTCGCTGGCCGAACAGTCGAGACTTCAGGCCGACTTCATAGGTCGTGTTTTTTTCAGGCGCGACGACGGCTCTCGATAATGCCGGATTGTTCAGCGCATCCAGCGGCAGACCCGACATATTGATGCCGCCTGATTTGAATCCGCGCGCATAGCTTGCATATCCCATGATGTTGTCGGTCGCCTGCCATGACAGATTGGCCCTGCCCGACACATTATCCTCACTGTTGCGCGCGGAATATGTTTGTGGACGCAGGATCGATAGCTTTGCCGCCAGCAGGGCAGCGTTGGTCGTTGCCAGTCCGCCGAAAACGAAGGTCGAATAATCGCCTTCCTTCTTCTCATAAGTATAGCGCAAGCCCCCGGTCGCCGTCAGACGTGGGGTGATATGATAGTTCAACTCGCCAAAAGCCGCGTAACTGTTGGTCAGGAAGCGGGTGCGCCCATCGGTGCCAAATCCATCGAGCAGATTGGCCGGGACCGGCGTGTTGTTGGCACCTGTGGTCGGCCCGATCAGCCAATATGCTGCTGCCGGTCCGTAAATGCTGATCGGTTCGCCGGTGATCTTCTGGTTGAAATAATATAATCCGGCTACATAGGTCAGCGGGTGATCGCCGTTCGACGCGATCCGTAATTCCTGGCTATACTGGTCCTGTCGCGACGGAATATGCTGGGTGATCTGGATCGGAATTCCCGTGTAATCGCGGTCGTTGGCCGCATCCCAGTTCCAGAACCGCCACGCGCTGACCGACGTGATGGTTGCCTGTCCGATGTTCCAGTCAGCAATTGCCGAAACGCCGCCCTCGCTGGTCCGCACCCCCAGCGCTGCGTCGATGTCCGTCACCCGATCATAGGGGTTCGTGCTCGGCGGCGTGTAGTTATAGTGCGCGGCCAACGCAGCATATTGACGCGCTGCGGGGCGCAAACTCTGCCCGACGCGCAGATAGACCTGGGTGCAGCATTCGCTGCTGAAATTGGTGAGATCGGCGGTCAGGCGCAGCTTGAACGTCGCCGATGGAACGATGAGCAACTGTCCCCTTATCGCCTGATTGCTGAGCGTGTTCTGATCGCTGCCTGTACGAACATTGTCGATAACGCCATCGCGGCGGGTACTTAAACCCGACAGACGAAATGCCACGACATCCCCGAATAATGGTCCTGATACCGAAGCCTTTGCCTGCACGAGGTTTTTGCTGCCGATGGACACCTCCTCATTCGCTTCGGGCGTAAAACTTGGCAGTCGTGTCGAAATGCTGATCGCACCCGCAGTTGTATTCTTGCCGAACAACGTCCCTTGTGGACCCCGTAAAACCTCGATCTGTTCGATGTCGCTGAAATCGAAGGCCGCTGTGGCCGGACGCGCATGATAGACCTGATCGACGTAGAACCCGACTCCCGGCTCCAGCCCGTCATTCGATTGGCTGACCGCGACGACATTGCTGCCAAGCCCTCGGATCGTGAACGCAGTATTGCGTGGGTTGGCCGAACTATAACTGACCGTGGGGACCAACTGGCTCAACTGCTGCGTGTTTACGGTGTAGGATCGGTCGAGCAGCGCTCCACTGACCACCGAAAGCGCAATCGGGACCGACTGCGCATCCTCGATACGGCGGCGAGCGGTGACTGTGATGGCATTCAGGTCCGAAGCGGACTCGGAGCCGTCTTCCGGAGCAGCAAAGGCTGGAAATACGGCCGCAGTGGAAATGACGAGAGCGGCCGCCATGGACGGCAGAGTGAAACGACGCATGAAAACCCCTTTTCGCGCGGGCTATCGTATCTGCCCGACTCTATATCGCATCGTATATAGAGATCGTCCGCGTCAGGGATAGCGGTTCATCCAATCACAAAAACCTTTGTTCTCAGATGTCTCCAGTCGCTTTTGCGGCCAGCGGTTCATTTCTGACCAATTCCGCGAGCACTCGGTAGCACTCACCATCCAGCGACCGCGCGCTCTGTTCCTCCAACTGACGATAAGCGGCCAGCACAGTCCGCCCCGTCTCGGTCAATCGAGCACCCCGCTGTCGCCCGCCACCTGTCAGCGTCTCAACCAGCCTGTCGGTAAAACACCGGTTCATCTCATCCACCAGAATCCACGTCCGCCGGTAACTCATTCCCAAGGTGCGCCCCGCCGCTGAGATAGACCCATCCCGTTCGATCGCATCCAGCAGGTCCGCCTTGCCCGGCCCCAAGGCAAACGCTTCGCCGCACACCAGTTGGAGCTTTAGTTTCAAGGGGCCGACGCGCATCTATTTCGCCTGTTCTCGTAGAGCAATTAGATCACCGTACACGGTCAGAACCGTAGTCGTCCGCTCAAAAGAAAAGGGCCGGGGATTGCGCCCCGACCCTTAATTTTTTTGTAAGTCGCTTTGGCTTAGGCTGTGACTTCCGCCACATCGACCTTGATGCCGGGGCCCATCGTCGAGCTGAGGGCAACCTTCTGGAGGTACTTGCCCTTGGCACCCGATGGCTTCGCCTTCGTCACTGCATCGAGCAGCGCATCGAAATTCTTGCGCAGGTCGGCAGCGGTGAAACTGGCCTTGCCGATGCCCGAATGGATGATGCCGGCCTTCTCGACGCGATACTCAACCTGTCCGCCCTTGGCAGCCTTAACGGCTTCACCGACGTTCATCGTCACGGTGCCGAGCTTCGGGTTAGGCATCATGCCCTTTGGCCCGAGGATCTTACCAAGGCGACCGACGAGGCCCATCATGTCCGGCGTTGCAATGCAGCGGTCGAAATCAACCTTTCCGCCCTGAACGATTTCCAGTAGGTCTTCGGCACCGACAACGTCAGCGCCAGCAGCAGTTGCTTCATCAGCCTTCGCACCGCGTGCGAACACGCCGACGCGGACGGTCTTGCCCGTGCCGCTTGGCAGAGTGACAACGCCGCGAACCATCTGGTCTGCGTGACGCGGATCAACGCCGAGTGCGAGTGCAACTTCGATCGTTTCGTCGAACTTCGAAGTCGCGTTCGACTTTGCGAGAGCGATTGCTTCGTCGATGCCGTGCAGTTTCTCACGATCAACAGCAGCGAACGTCTTTGCTTTCTTGGTCAGCTTTGCCATGTTTTTAGCCCTCCACCACTTCGAGGCCCATTGCGCGGGCGGAGCCTTCGATGATCCGCGTGGCGGCTTCGATGTCGTTGGCGTTCAAATCTTTCATCTTGGTCTGTGCGATCTCGGTCAGCTTCGAACGAGCGATCGACCCGGCGCTGATCTTGCCCGGCTCTTTCGAACCCGACTTCAGATTGGCAGCCTTCTTGATCAAGTAGCTTGCAGGAGCAGTCTTTGTTGCGAACGAAAAGCTGCGATCTGCATAGACGGTGATCACGGTCGGGATCGGCATGCCTTTTTCGACATCGCCGGTCGACGCGTTGAACGCCTTGCAGAATTCCATGATGTTAACGCCACGCTGTCCGAGCGCAGGCCCGATTGGCGGCGATGGATTTGCAGCGCCCGCGGGCACCTGCAATTTGATATATCCGGTAATCTTTTTAGCCACTTGGTCACCCTTTCTCAGGTTTAGCGGTTCATGCGGCGGCCTGAATGGTCGCCTCCCGCATCGATATAGAAAATATTGCTACCTACTTGCTGCGCTCGACTTGCTCGAACTCCAGTTCGACCGGGGTAGCCCGGCCAAATATCGAAACCGAAACCTTGACGCGGCTGCGGTCGAAATCCAGTTCCTCGACGATGCCGTTGAAGCTCGCGAAGGGACCATCCAGAACCTTAACCGAGTCGCCGATTTCGTAATCGACCTTGATCTTGGTTTTCGGTGCGGCGGCCGCTTCTTCACGAGTGTTCAGAATGCGCGCGGCCTCGGCTTCAGAAATCGGCTGGGGCTTACCCATCGCCCCAAGGAAACCGGTGACCTTCGGCGTGTTCTTCACGAGGTGATAAACATCGTCGTTCATGCTGAGCTTTGCCAGCACATAGCCGGGGAAGAATTTCTTCTCCGACTGGATCTTCTTGCCACGACGGACTTCGGTCACGGTTTCGGTCGGAACCTCGACGGATTCGACCAGAGCCTCCAGGCCGAGGCGCGTCGCGTCGGCCAT
This genomic stretch from Sphingomonas paeninsulae harbors:
- a CDS encoding OmpA family protein, with protein sequence MMRRRFPLFWVTLGAALLLAGCQTIQRPTSPWTQQQVATLRAQGFEETTRGWELSVSDKLLFGSSDSNIGPKEQSAIANIASALKSVGLLKLSAEGHADSTGNAAYNLTLSSKRAHVVADALIAGGIRSEDLSVVGLGTQAPVESNATATGRRENRRVVIIVGPQD
- a CDS encoding GGDEF domain-containing protein; this translates as MQKLIIKQLGGIASVAHAVRSNREMSLRAPTASIAEVASLSGDFNALLDELEQRQTHLRFENESLTHIAEHDALTNLLNRASFERRLTAMANDAAAHDQSFAVLYLDADQFKAINDGHGHAAGDVVLQTLAVSLKACLRSGDAAGRLGGDEFAVLLGAPSDMGSADYFMDALHVQLLNPITLPTGDELLLGVSCGAAVFPVDGTSAAELLRKADKAMYREKHSRRARDPSAEGVL
- a CDS encoding CHASE sensor domain-containing protein, translating into MLTRVHLRVTLFAVGMAGLSVLLVGFATMTAFAGENLSLIAKTASYSVAPALVFNDAAAAQEALQPLAATPGVGLIVVEDSSLRNFVSVSSPRDQSWMVAPWIQAQIVPGTRTETIMREGQRIGSVRVTGDASVIGRYLIAG
- a CDS encoding YfiR family protein, with the translated sequence MPMIPVLMLSLALAADGGSTIPIGTPVSGSPAERARTTAKIVSGIISYARWPDALPKTTLCIMGTSPMSDALPQLEQHTGSTVEVHRVAAGIIPADCNVIYLTRVSPPAQAQIFSTVRGRAILSITDADPACRMGAMFCLRYAAETISFNINIDAISRSLVRVDPRVLRLSRHKASLTNPQPIVSE
- the rplL gene encoding 50S ribosomal protein L7/L12; its protein translation is MADLNKIVDDLSALTVIEAAELSKLLEEKWGVSAAAPVAAAGPAAAAGPAVEEQTEFDVILTGDGGKKINVIKEVRAITGLGLTEAKTLVESAPKAIKEGVNKEEATKLKAQIEAAGGTVELK
- the rplJ gene encoding 50S ribosomal protein L10, producing the protein MDRAEKQDLVAELNASLATMGVVVVTRNLGMTVGQSTDLRTKMREAGASYKVTKNKLAKLAIEGTPYASLSDLLTGPTAFATSTDPVAAAKVAVEFAKTNDKFEIVGGAMGATVLDIDGVKALASLPSLDALRGKIVGLIQAPATKIVQIIQAPAGQLARVISAYAEKEAA
- a CDS encoding TonB-dependent receptor — encoded protein: MRRFTLPSMAAALVISTAAVFPAFAAPEDGSESASDLNAITVTARRRIEDAQSVPIALSVVSGALLDRSYTVNTQQLSQLVPTVSYSSANPRNTAFTIRGLGSNVVAVSQSNDGLEPGVGFYVDQVYHARPATAAFDFSDIEQIEVLRGPQGTLFGKNTTAGAISISTRLPSFTPEANEEVSIGSKNLVQAKASVSGPLFGDVVAFRLSGLSTRRDGVIDNVRTGSDQNTLSNQAIRGQLLIVPSATFKLRLTADLTNFSSECCTQVYLRVGQSLRPAARQYAALAAHYNYTPPSTNPYDRVTDIDAALGVRTSEGGVSAIADWNIGQATITSVSAWRFWNWDAANDRDYTGIPIQITQHIPSRQDQYSQELRIASNGDHPLTYVAGLYYFNQKITGEPISIYGPAAAYWLIGPTTGANNTPVPANLLDGFGTDGRTRFLTNSYAAFGELNYHITPRLTATGGLRYTYEKKEGDYSTFVFGGLATTNAALLAAKLSILRPQTYSARNSEDNVSGRANLSWQATDNIMGYASYARGFKSGGINMSGLPLDALNNPALSRAVVAPEKNTTYEVGLKSRLFGQRLILNMAGFYTEVRDFQATIVDTGPTQTAALRGYLSNIPKVTVKGVEGDATALITRDLSLRASVAYADGKYANYPAGPCPLELQTAATTACSLTGQRLSGLSRVVATIGGVYALPVSASRSFVLHVDSNFRSGYYGDPSDSRYTWIKGYNVTNASIGYRSDKGWEVAVFARNLFNSNYIQNLTIQAGNSGLILGTPSDPRSIGVTFRARQ
- a CDS encoding winged helix-turn-helix domain-containing protein; translation: MRVGPLKLKLQLVCGEAFALGPGKADLLDAIERDGSISAAGRTLGMSYRRTWILVDEMNRCFTDRLVETLTGGGRQRGARLTETGRTVLAAYRQLEEQSARSLDGECYRVLAELVRNEPLAAKATGDI
- the rplA gene encoding 50S ribosomal protein L1, with translation MAKLTKKAKTFAAVDREKLHGIDEAIALAKSNATSKFDETIEVALALGVDPRHADQMVRGVVTLPSGTGKTVRVGVFARGAKADEATAAGADVVGAEDLLEIVQGGKVDFDRCIATPDMMGLVGRLGKILGPKGMMPNPKLGTVTMNVGEAVKAAKGGQVEYRVEKAGIIHSGIGKASFTAADLRKNFDALLDAVTKAKPSGAKGKYLQKVALSSTMGPGIKVDVAEVTA
- the rplK gene encoding 50S ribosomal protein L11, with the protein product MAKKITGYIKLQVPAGAANPSPPIGPALGQRGVNIMEFCKAFNASTGDVEKGMPIPTVITVYADRSFSFATKTAPASYLIKKAANLKSGSKEPGKISAGSIARSKLTEIAQTKMKDLNANDIEAATRIIEGSARAMGLEVVEG
- the nusG gene encoding transcription termination/antitermination protein NusG produces the protein MSRWYIIHAYSGFENKVRDAIMADATRLGLEALVESVEVPTETVTEVRRGKKIQSEKKFFPGYVLAKLSMNDDVYHLVKNTPKVTGFLGAMGKPQPISEAEAARILNTREEAAAAPKTKIKVDYEIGDSVKVLDGPFASFNGIVEELDFDRSRVKVSVSIFGRATPVELEFEQVERSK